In Hwangdonia lutea, a single window of DNA contains:
- a CDS encoding DUF2911 domain-containing protein, translating into MKKLLLILLAFTMSYSVNAQIETPQPSPSSKVEQMVGLTTVNLDYSRPGVKGRTVFGDLVPYGKVWRTGANARTKITFSEDVAVDGQALKAGSYAIFTIPQADAWDVVFYTDYKGGGAPAELDESKVAARVTAKVHPIPFNVETFTMDINNITNSSATLEFIWEKTYVAVPFTVPTDKAVSAAIEKTLNGPGFNDYYAAATYYLSEGKDIAKAKEWIDKAMSMTDNPRFWQLRQKSLIYAKAGDKAGAIAAAKKSLAAAQKAGNADYVKMNKDSLAEWGAM; encoded by the coding sequence ATGAAAAAACTACTATTGATTTTATTGGCTTTTACCATGTCTTATTCGGTAAACGCGCAAATTGAAACACCACAACCAAGTCCATCATCAAAAGTGGAGCAAATGGTTGGGTTAACGACCGTAAACTTAGACTATTCGCGCCCTGGCGTTAAAGGAAGAACCGTTTTTGGCGATTTAGTGCCTTACGGAAAAGTGTGGCGTACGGGTGCCAATGCAAGAACAAAAATTACGTTTAGTGAAGATGTTGCTGTTGATGGACAAGCGCTTAAAGCGGGATCTTATGCGATTTTTACAATTCCTCAAGCAGATGCTTGGGATGTTGTTTTTTACACCGATTATAAAGGCGGCGGCGCACCTGCTGAGTTAGATGAAAGTAAAGTTGCTGCTAGGGTAACTGCTAAAGTACACCCTATTCCTTTTAATGTTGAAACGTTTACTATGGATATTAATAACATAACCAATAGCAGTGCAACCTTAGAATTTATTTGGGAAAAAACCTATGTAGCCGTTCCGTTTACAGTGCCAACGGATAAAGCTGTTTCTGCGGCTATCGAAAAGACCTTAAATGGTCCAGGGTTTAACGATTATTATGCGGCTGCAACCTATTATTTAAGCGAAGGAAAAGATATTGCTAAGGCTAAAGAGTGGATTGATAAAGCCATGAGCATGACCGATAACCCTCGTTTTTGGCAGTTGAGACAAAAATCTTTAATATACGCCAAAGCAGGCGATAAGGCAGGTGCTATCGCAGCGGCTAAAAAATCTTTGGCTGCGGCACAAAAGGCTGGAAATGCCGATTATGTAAAAATGAATAAAGACTCACTTGCCGAATGGGGTGCCATGTAA
- a CDS encoding sodium:solute symporter: MQTLNWIDWVVLAVTLCTIVGYGTWKTRGRESAQDYIKGGNSTKWWTIGLSVMATQASAITFLSTTGQAFSDGMGFVQFYFGLPIAMVIICLVFIPLYHRLKVYTAYEFLENRFDLKTRSLTAILFLIQRGLAAGITIFAPAIILSVVLGWNITYLNIAIGALVIIYTVSGGTKAVTVTQKQQMFVIFAGMLAALFIILNLIPDDVSFTKALDIAGASGRMEVLDFSFDLENRYTVWSGLIGGTFLALAYFGTDQSQVQRYLSAKSMKEMQMGLIFNGLLKVPMQFFILLVGVMVFVFYQFNPAPLNFIDSSTEKVLTSEYAEQYQNLQQRQNTLFNEKKALSIQLSKHDDDKLRQDLFVMDSIEKTHRLESKYLIKRAIDTAYANKYDKLNTELLALDNKKNSAAYKAKKEELSTWYKESAKDTQTNDRDYMFITFILKYLPKGLIGLLLAVILSAAMSSTASEINALATITSIDLYGRNLKEEKDEKHMVKITKLFTLLWGIVAIIIACFANLAENLIQLVNIIGSIFYGNVLGIFLLAFFFKFIKANAVFTAALITQAIVIIGWWLDWMPYLWLNLFGCVLVVLVAVSIQLLQKNNEKINIK; encoded by the coding sequence ATGCAAACATTAAATTGGATTGATTGGGTTGTTTTAGCTGTTACACTATGTACCATTGTAGGTTATGGCACATGGAAAACCAGAGGTAGAGAAAGTGCGCAAGACTATATAAAAGGCGGAAATTCAACAAAATGGTGGACCATTGGTTTATCGGTAATGGCAACTCAAGCCAGTGCTATTACCTTTTTATCTACAACGGGTCAAGCGTTTTCAGATGGGATGGGCTTTGTGCAATTTTACTTTGGTTTGCCTATTGCCATGGTTATCATATGTTTGGTTTTTATTCCGCTTTACCATCGCTTAAAAGTTTACACCGCTTACGAGTTTTTAGAAAATAGATTTGATTTAAAAACCAGAAGCCTCACCGCTATTCTGTTTTTAATCCAACGGGGTTTAGCCGCTGGTATTACCATTTTTGCACCCGCCATTATTTTGTCGGTAGTTTTAGGTTGGAACATCACCTATCTTAATATTGCCATTGGGGCTTTGGTTATTATTTATACGGTTTCCGGTGGCACAAAAGCGGTTACGGTTACCCAAAAACAGCAAATGTTTGTCATTTTTGCGGGTATGCTTGCGGCATTGTTCATCATTTTAAATTTAATTCCAGACGATGTTTCGTTCACCAAAGCACTCGATATTGCGGGAGCAAGCGGTCGCATGGAAGTTTTAGATTTCTCCTTCGATTTAGAAAACAGATACACTGTTTGGTCCGGATTAATTGGTGGAACTTTTTTAGCATTGGCGTATTTTGGAACAGACCAAAGTCAGGTGCAACGTTATCTTTCGGCTAAATCGATGAAAGAAATGCAAATGGGATTAATATTTAATGGACTATTAAAAGTGCCGATGCAATTCTTCATTTTATTGGTGGGCGTTATGGTATTTGTATTTTATCAATTCAATCCGGCGCCTTTAAATTTTATAGATTCTTCAACTGAAAAAGTTTTAACTTCGGAATATGCGGAACAATATCAAAATCTTCAGCAAAGGCAAAATACACTTTTCAATGAAAAGAAAGCGTTGAGTATTCAGCTTTCAAAACACGATGATGACAAATTACGACAAGATTTATTCGTTATGGATAGTATTGAAAAAACACATCGTTTAGAGTCGAAATATTTGATAAAACGCGCCATCGATACGGCTTATGCTAACAAGTACGACAAGCTAAATACCGAGTTACTAGCCCTGGATAACAAAAAAAACAGCGCAGCCTACAAAGCGAAAAAAGAGGAATTAAGTACGTGGTATAAAGAATCTGCAAAAGACACCCAAACCAACGACAGGGATTATATGTTCATTACTTTTATCCTTAAATATTTACCGAAAGGGTTAATTGGCTTATTGTTGGCGGTTATACTTTCGGCAGCCATGTCATCAACCGCATCCGAAATAAATGCTTTGGCAACCATTACCTCCATCGATTTATACGGTAGAAATCTAAAAGAAGAAAAGGATGAAAAGCACATGGTTAAAATCACCAAACTTTTCACTTTACTTTGGGGAATCGTGGCCATAATCATTGCATGTTTTGCAAATCTTGCCGAAAACTTAATACAACTTGTAAACATTATCGGGTCTATATTTTACGGCAATGTTTTGGGTATTTTTCTACTCGCGTTTTTCTTTAAATTCATTAAAGCCAATGCCGTTTTTACGGCAGCATTAATAACACAGGCTATCGTTATAATTGGTTGGTGGCTCGATTGGATGCCTTATTTATGGCTCAACTTATTTGGTTGTGTTTTAGTGGTTTTAGTTGCTGTTTCAATTCAACTTTTACAAAAGAACAATGAAAAAATCAACATCAAATAA
- a CDS encoding Gfo/Idh/MocA family protein: protein MKKSTSNKTINWGIIGLGNIANKFAQDLLTVENAKLYGVASRSLEKATEFAHKYQANIAYGSYEALAKNPNIDAIYIATPHVFHKENTLLCLENGIAVLCEKPLAMHAEEVEHMIAKAKEKNVLLMEALWTYFLPHYQFVLNELANKTYGNILKLEADFGFKSEHAKTSRVWKKSLGGGSLLDIGIYPIFAALSTLGKPKNIKAEATFTDTRVDSSCDMVFDYDKNVTAILKSSFLENTPTEAIFYCENGTIKINSRFHGPTTVSITDINGKEKTIDFNYKTIGYNHEIEHFNNLLRAEKTESDIMTFDFSKQLIETLDDVRRTIGLHY from the coding sequence ATGAAAAAATCAACATCAAATAAAACCATTAATTGGGGCATTATTGGCTTAGGCAATATTGCCAATAAATTTGCCCAGGATTTGTTAACTGTTGAAAACGCCAAACTTTACGGGGTGGCATCCCGATCGTTGGAAAAAGCAACCGAATTTGCCCATAAATACCAAGCCAATATAGCCTATGGCAGTTACGAAGCTTTAGCAAAAAACCCAAATATTGATGCTATTTACATCGCGACGCCACACGTTTTTCACAAAGAAAATACACTATTGTGTCTAGAAAACGGAATTGCTGTTTTATGTGAAAAACCTTTAGCGATGCATGCCGAGGAAGTGGAACACATGATAGCGAAAGCCAAAGAGAAAAATGTACTTTTAATGGAGGCGCTTTGGACATATTTTTTACCGCATTATCAATTTGTATTGAATGAACTAGCCAACAAAACGTATGGAAATATTTTAAAGTTAGAAGCCGATTTTGGCTTTAAATCCGAGCATGCTAAAACCTCCCGAGTTTGGAAAAAATCATTGGGCGGTGGCAGTTTATTGGATATTGGCATCTACCCTATTTTTGCGGCACTCTCTACTTTAGGAAAACCAAAAAACATAAAAGCAGAGGCAACTTTTACTGATACCCGAGTTGACTCTAGCTGTGACATGGTGTTTGATTACGATAAAAATGTTACAGCCATTTTAAAAAGCTCTTTTTTAGAAAACACACCCACCGAAGCCATTTTTTATTGCGAAAACGGAACGATTAAAATCAATTCTAGATTCCACGGTCCAACTACAGTTAGTATAACCGACATAAACGGCAAGGAAAAAACCATCGATTTTAATTATAAAACCATTGGGTATAATCACGAGATCGAGCACTTCAATAATTTATTAAGAGCCGAAAAAACGGAAAGCGACATCATGACGTTTGATTTTAGCAAACAACTTATTGAAACTTTGGATGACGTTAGAAGGACAATTGGATTGCATTATTAA